In one Brassica oleracea var. oleracea cultivar TO1000 unplaced genomic scaffold, BOL UnpScaffold00951, whole genome shotgun sequence genomic region, the following are encoded:
- the LOC106320527 gene encoding polycomb group protein FERTILIZATION-INDEPENDENT ENDOSPERM-like yields MSKITLGNESLVGSLTPSNKKSYKLTNKTQEGKIPLYSVAFNFIDARFFTCFVSAGGNGINLYNCLEDGSISSLYAFADEDKEESFNTASWACGVEGNPFVVSGGEKGIIRVIDVNNQKIHKSLVGHGDLVNEIRTQPLKPQLVLSASKDESVRLWNVETGICILIFTGTAGQRYEVVSVDFHPLDEHRFINFGLDTTIKIWSMKEFWTYVEKSFTWKDDPSKFPTKFVELPVFTASVHTDFVDCNRWVGDFILSKSVENEILLWEPILKENFPEEGTSDVLLKYPIPNCNLCFIKFSCDLFLNYLSIGNQEGKIYVWDLKSCPPVLVTVLSHNESNSLIRQTAMSTDGNTILAASEDGTIWRWDAIDKEQAVTVEAKGRRKGKAQLK; encoded by the exons ATGTCGAAGATAACTTTAGGAAACGAATCACTAGTCGGGTCTTTGACTCCATCCAACAAAAAATCGTACAAACTGACCAATAAGACTCAAGAAGGGAAGATACCTTTGTACTCTGTTGCTTTCAACTTCATCGATGCTCGTTTCTTCACCTGTTTCGTCTCCGCTGGTGGCAATGGG ATTAATCTGTACAATTGTCTTGAAGATGGAAGCATATCTTCATTGTACGCCTTCGCTGATGAAGAT AAGGAGGAGTCATTTAACACCGCAAGCTGGGCGTGTGGCGTTGAAGGGAACCCATTTGTTGTGTCTGGAGGAGAGAAAGGCATAATCCGAGTCATTGACGTAAACAATCAAAAGATTCATAAG AGCCTTGTGGGCCACGGGGATTTAGTGAACGAAATCAGGACACAACCTCTGAAACCTCAACTTGTGCTTTCCGCTAGCAAG GATGAATCTGTTCGATTGTGGAATGTTGAAACTGGGATATGTATTCTGATATTTACTGGAACTGCAGGTCAAAGATACGAAGTTGTAAGCGTG GACTTTCATCCCCTTGATGAGCACcgttttattaattttggtcTGGACACCACTATTAAGATATGGTCAATGAAAG AGTTTTGGACATATGTCGAGAAGTCATTCACATGGAAGGATGATCCATCAAAGTTCCCAACAAAATTTGTAGAGCTCCCT GTATTTACAGCTTCGGTTCATACAGATTTTGTTGATTGTAACCGTTGGGTTGGTGACTTTATTCTTTCAAAG aGTGTGGAGAATGAGATACTCTTGTGGGAACCAATACTGAAAGAGAATTTTCCTGAAGAG GGTACTTCAGATGTTCTTCTTAAATACCCTATTCCAAATTGTAATCTCTGTTTTATCAAGTTTTCATGCGACCTCTTTCTCAATTATCTTTCAAT CGGGAATCAGGAAGGCAAGATTTATGTCTGGGATTTAAAGAGCTGCCCTCCTGTTTTGGTTACAGT GTTATCACACAATGAATCAAACTCTCTGATAAGGCAAACAGCTATGTCCACTGATGGAAA CACAATTCTTGCTGCCTCCGAGGACGGGACTATATGGCGTTGGGACGCGATTGATAAGGAGCAAGCTGTTACCGTAGAGGCGAAAGGGAGGAGAAAGGGAAAGGCCCAACTAAAGTAA
- the LOC106320528 gene encoding glutathione S-transferase T2-like, whose amino-acid sequence MNNLVSKFCGAYAAATRQRTSDQNEVDTVKLAHQIFYNDHKIKFNLHHAWEELRNDQKWCEVASSKIDGSGKKRKCDDGAQSESSQATSNLGDEPTNRPPSVKAAKRASGKRSIADHTAVSEFRIMWSIKERLDSEIETFEDGFAWQSHFQKRLTD is encoded by the coding sequence ATGAACAATCTTGTATCCAAGTTTTGTGGAGCCTATGCGGCTGCAACAAGACAGAGAACAAGTGATCAGAATGAGGTTGATACTGTTAAACTGGCACACCAAATCTTCTACAACGATCATAAGATTAAATTTAATCTTCACCATGCTTGGGAGGAGCTGAGgaatgaccagaaatggtgtgaaGTTGCTAGTAGCAAGATCGATGGAAGTGGTAAGAAGAGAAAGTGTGATGATGGAGCACAATCAGAAAGCTCTCAAGCAACTTCCAATCTCGGTGATGAACCAACCAACCGACCTCCTAGTGTTAAGGCAGCGAAAAGAGCCTCTGGTAAGAGAAGCATTGCAGATCACACTGCTGTCTCTGAGTTTCGAATTATGTGGTCTATTAAAGAGAGACTTGACAGCGAAATAGAGACTTTCGAAGATGGGTTTGCTTGGCAGTCTCATTTCCAAAAAAGACTCACTGACTGA